The Oceaniferula marina sequence AAGAACGCCAGCAATCTAGCTGCAATCCCCCCTCCCGCAACCTCCGATAACCCACTGGCGAAAAATGATACCCGCCAACTCAACAAAAAAACGAACCAACCCCAGATCGAGGTCCGGGGGATTGTTACAAACAGTTTACAACTTTATAACACATTTTTGTTGAACATCTGATAGATTACGCTCAAGCACCAAGTAAACCGCTACGGGTGCCGTTCTGGCACTAAAAGCCCCCCCAAAAAACACACAAGCAAATCGTTCACAATGACAACAGCCATTCCGGATACCGACTTTACTCCTCCATCCATCGAAGAGATTGCAGCTTTGCTTCCCGCGTATGAGATTCTCAGCTTCATTGCCAAAGGCGGCATGGGAGCTGTCTATATGGCGAATCACATTTCGCTCGACCGCAAAGTTGCGATCAAAGTTCTTCCCCGCCACTTTGGAGAAGATGAGGAATTCAGAACCTCTTTTGAATCTGAGGCCAAAAGCATGGCCCGTTTAAACCATCCCAACCTCGTGGGCATCTACGATTTTGGACAAGTCGACGGACTCCTCTACATCATCATGGAAATGGTCGAGGGGCCGTCGCTCTTCGATGCCACTCACGGAAACGTGCTGGCACCGGAAGAAGCCGCGGAACTTACCTTGAAAATTTGTCAGGGTCTGGCCAATGCGCATGAGCAAGGCCTGCTCCACAGAGATGTCAAACCGGCAAACATTCTGATCGATCAATACGCCGAACCCAAAATCGGCGACTTCGGACTGGCCCGACCTGTGACCGATCACGACAAAGACAGCGCTTTTGGAACTCCCGGCTACACCGCTCCAGAGGTTGTCCAAAATCCTTACGCCGTTGATCAAAGCACCGATCTCTATGCCGTTGGCGTCATCTTATACGAACTCATCACCTCCGAGCTCCCAAGCATTCCCTACCAGCCCGTTACCCACACCGTCCCCTGCTCACCGGAATTTGACCGCATTATCAGCAAAGCCATGCACCCGATCCCGGGTAAACGCTATCGCAGTGCGGAAGAGATGATTGACGATCTCAAACCTCTCCTTAACGCGACACCCGCCCCCACCCAAACAACGGCTCTGATTACGCCAAGCCCCGCCCCAACCGGCCCCCGCCCGGCTAGCCAGCCAACCTACACCACGCGTCCACAGAGTGAAGCTGGCCATTTAGTCCGCAACATTGCGGTGATCGCCATACTTCTGGTCGCCATTGTCGCCTCATGGAAAGGCTACCAGGCGGTCAAAGAAAACAGACGAATCGAACAAGCACGAATCGATGAAAAAAAGGCGGAAGATGAACGACTACGCAAACTTGAGATAGAAAAAAAACGCAAGGCTAAAGCACTGGCTGAGCTGAACAAAGCACCTCAAGAGGTGGAAATCGTCGAAACCCCGGAAGAAAGCCTGCAACGCCTGAAGCCATTCCTCGTCAATGGTCAACGAGCAGAAATGCCAAAAGGATCCGTCACCAGAATGGGAAAAACCAGATTGTTCATCGATGAAAAAATGACCTGGCATGAAGCCCAACAATTCTGCGCAGAATACGGCGGACATTTGGCCGTTACGGCAGACGATCAGGACCTGAGCTTGCTGAGCAACAAAATCCCGTCCAACACCAGCGTTTGGCTTGGCGCCGGAACGGCAGGAAAAAACAACTGGAGCTGGATCGATGGCAGCCCGTGGAACTTGAACATCCGTTCCACTTCGAAATCCTACTACGTCAGTGTCGACGACATCGGCTCACTCACCCCCAAACCTGCAAGTGCCAAAAACAGCTTCTTTATCGAATGGAAAACCAACGGTGAACAACAAGCCAGCTTTGAACAACAACTGAAACGCTGCGCCGAACAAATCCGTTCCGGAAACGCATACTATCCTCCCGGAACCATCTCATACAGTAACCAACACTATCTGCTGGTTAAACTGGATGCCGACTGGAACCAAGCCCAGGCCATGGCTGAACTGGCCGGAGCCAGCCTCGTCGTTCCGTCCGACCCGGACGAGAATGAATGGTTGATCTCTTCGATCAACGCCCAACTCCCCAATGGGAGCGCTTGCTGGATAGGGGGCATGAGAAAGGAAAATGCAGCATGGCACTGGGCCTCCGGAGAAACTTGGAGCTTCGCAAAATGGGCCCCGTCCTCCCCCGCCGTTCACAAAGACACCAAAGCAGCATGCTGTATCAACGGAAACGAAGGATGGTCCGATCTCCCGAATGATAATGAATGTTCCTATTTTATGATCGAATGGAATCCGGCCACACGAGCGGCCCCTGAACAAAGCAAAACGACTATCGTCAGCAATGATGTGGAAGCCCTGCAGAACATATGCAAAAAATCCATCCGTAAGATTTTCACCACCCATGATAAAAAGTTTGAGGACAATATCGCGGCCTACAAACGGGAGCTCGGTCTCGAACTTCGCAGACTTCCCAATAACCAGCGTCTGGCACTCACCCCCACCTACACCTTGCTGGTTGATCACTGTAGCGCCAATCGCATTCCATACTACACCGACCTCTACACTCTAAACAAAAACCTGGCGAAAACCGTCACCTACCGTGCGGATAAACAAAAATCCTACGAGACGTCGATGATCCTCGAGGTGGAACAGTTAAGAAACCGCTACCACCAGGAACTCAAAAAACTCATCACATCCTACAATGAAAAAGGTCTCAAATCCAAAGCGGTTGATGTCAGCGAGGAAATAACATCAACCAAGACCTATTCGGTCTTCGTGACCCACATTTCCGACGGCGACCTCGCTATCGTCCAAGGTAAAAAGACCACAGTCATCCCAGAAGAGGAGGATGAAGATGGGGACGAGGATGATGAGGAAAAAGAAGAGGTTGAAGAACCTAGCCCTCGGAAGAGAGGAACAGAAACATACTAAAAAAAACAATACCCAAAATCAATAGCCCATGAAAAACACACTGCTCACCCTAATCGCCGGAATCTTTCTGACCCAACTCGGATTCGCTGAAATCCTAACCATCAGTGATAAAAAAGGCCGAACCATGATTGTCGAACTTGTCAGTAGACAGGGAGAAAAAGTCGTAATCAAAAGACTCAAGGACAACAAAACCTTCACCATCGACCCCTCGACCTTGAGCGAAGAGTCGCAGCAAGAAATCAAAGAAAAATTGCAGGAAGTCAAAGAGGCTTACCCTCCGATTGATGCGACCGTTGTCGTAAGCAAACGCCGCAAGTCGGAAAACAGCAGTTACTACATGAAGGAGATGACGATCTCGAGCAAGGTCACCTTGACCAACGAAGACAGCAACGTTCTCAGCCCAACTTGCCAATGCAATATTCTCTTCATTGGTCAAAACCAGAGGTACAGTGATCGCTTTGTGGTTCTGGCCAATGAGTCTTTCAAACTCACCCCCGCTCACCAAGGCTCCGATTTTAATTCTCCGCCGACGGTCACATCTTACGATAGTGATAACAAAGGGTCCGGCAATATTGGAGGCTACAAGTATGTCGGCTACCTACTGGTGGTTTCAGATCAGGAACGAAAATCGATCATCCTAACGAAAACGGTTTACTCTGCCATCAAAAAAGCCATGGCCGCCAATACACGCTTGGCCGGCACCATGAGAGACTACAAGGTGGGCACGTATCTCAACAAAGCGATGGTCGAGGCTTCTGCGAGCAAGACCCGGACCCGCTACTAATACCATTTGATCAGTTAAATTGGCTGAATGGCACTGAAGGTTTTCGATTTTAACTAGGCGCAAGGAAGGCGCATAGCGGGCTATGCAACCGACGCGCAACAACGGTAAAATCTAAAAGATTCAGTGCCCCCTTGCCATTCAGCTTGCTGACTGACTCATCATCTTAAACTCAAACCATTCTGCCAATTTAACTGGGAGAATGGTATAATACCAACTCAACATTGGTATAAGGCGGAAACGTCCAGCAGCACCGAGTGCTCCTCCTGCAGGCCGGGAGCACACCTCTTGGCTTTTTCCTTCCAGAGCCCCACGCAGATACTGCCTAACCAAAAGCAGTCAAAAAAGCGACTTCAAGCGCCAACTGTTCTTGAACATTGGTTTCCATATTGGCTCTCAAATCCTCCAGGGCATCCATCCTCAGCAACAAGTCCCCGAGTTCATGAGCTCCAGCAACCTTGGAAGTGATGGCCTTTTCTGATGGGTAATCTAAACGCTCAACTGCGCACTTGCATCGAACGACATCACCCATCCAGGAAATCAAGCACTCCAGCAACTTCTCACGTTCACTGAGGTATTCGGATTCAGTGTGTGCCAGGTAAAATTTCTCCCTGTCCTTTAACCACTGGTCGCTATCGGTGGTATTTTTATAGCGTAAGGCTTCTTCCTTCAGTGCCTGGTCATTAAGCTTCGATATCTCGGCCCGGCGTTTGGCTAAAATATCGCTGAATGTCGCCCGTAAGGACAGGGCTGCCCCGATATGACCAAGCCCCTGCCTAGCCAAGCCGGCCAAGGAGGTTAAAAGTTCCGACTGACCATCGTTGGTCACGCGCCCACCGGAACTGGGCATCAAAGGCAAACGCACGCAGCGTGACAAAATCGTCGGCAATAACAACTCCGGAGCGTCACTCAGCAAGAGCAACAAACAATCCGATGGAGGTTCCTCCAGCGTCTTTAAAAAAGCATTTTCAGCCCCTTCCCCCATCCGGTCGGCATGAAGAATCACCCCAACCTTCCATTTGCCTGGGGCTGAGGCCACATAAAAAGATTTTTCAAGACCACGCATGTCATCCACCAGAATCCGGCGGGACTTGGATCTCGGACGTACGACCCGAACCAACTCACCTTCCAGCTCATCCAAGGACTTCGTCTCCACCACCTCAGGTTCACCGAACAAATTCATGCCATCGCTTGCATCCTCTTCTGGATTGATCAATGAAATCACACGTGCGGCCAGATCTTCCTTCCCGCTGCCGGCTTCCCCCGTAATCAAAAACGCATGCGCCAGACGCCCGCGCCCATGCGCGGATTCAATCAGTTGATATGCTTTTTCAGCCGTATATGCCATGGCGGAGACATCCTGAACACCCTACGGCCCCAAGGGCAACCTGAAAAGTAGACATCCCCTGCAATTAATCAAACAATTCACCGCATCACCGCCGTTCCTTATGGACAAATCATCAGCGCGGGCACAGGGTGCCTTCCCGCCCGAGCGCGACCAACCTGAACAACAATCGATCATTATGAGAAAAACCACACGACTTGCCAGTTTTGTGCTGGCACTGACAGCATCTTTCGCTTTCGCCGGAGGCGAAGGCTGGGTAACCGACTTCGAAGCAGCCAAAAAGAAAGCCGCGGAGGAGAAAAAAGACCTACTCGTCGACTTCACCGGCTCCGACTGGTGTGGATGGTGCATCAAGCTCAACGACGAAGTCTTTAAACACGACGCCTTCAAAAAAGGAGTCGCCGAAAAGTTCGTGCTCGTCGAACTCGATTACCCAAGGGACAAATCTAAACTCAGTGAAGAAACACAAAAGCAAAATGCAAAGCTCAAGGAGACTTACACCATCAAAGGTTACCCAACCATCCTCCTGATGGACGCCAAAGGCCGCCCTTACGCTCAGACCGGCTATCAGGCAGGAGGCCCCGAGGCCTATGTCACCCACCTCGATGAACTCCAGGCCGAGCGTGTCAAGCGAGACGAAAACCTGGCCAAAGCCGCTAAACTCGAAGGCGTTGAAAAAGCCAAGGCTCTGGTCGCCGTGCTCAAGGAATTACCCGAAGACCACCTCAGCCACTACAGTGAACTGACCGGTGAAATCTCCAAACTCGACCCCGAAGATCAGTCCGGATTTGTCAAAGCTCAACAACTCAAAGAAGCGAAGCAAAAACTTGAGGCTTCCATCTCGGAAGCAATGCGTGGAAATAAAGCCGACACCGTGCCTCCCATGATCGACGCCTTCATCGCTGAACACAAACTGGAAGGTGAGGAAAAACAAGAACTCGAATTCACCAAACTGCAGATCCTTGTTTCCTCGGCGGCGCGCAGCGGAGAGATGGATAAAGCCCTCAAAACCGTGGACAGCTACATCACCCAAAACAAACTTGAAGGTGAAATGAAGCAAAACGTCCTCGGCGTCAAAATGGGGCCATTGCTCCAGGCCAAGAAATTCGATGAAGCCGCTAAGGTCATCGATGCCATCATCGCGGTCGATCCCAACACAAGGGCTGGCAAATTTGCCGAACAGTTCAAACCGCGCTTGGAGAAAATGAAAGCCCAGGCTGGGGGAAACAAGTCAGACAATCCTCCCCACGGAGAGCCTGGTCACGTTCACGAGGAAGGCGAATAACCAGCGCCAACACCACCCTTTACTCTTCTTTTCAAAGCGTGCCAGTCATCTGGCGCGCTTTTTTTATGACCCGGAGCCTCACCCCATCTCCACGGATGCACAAATCCGGCGTTGATCTGTCGGCCATAATCCGCTTAATTCCTCCCGCAACCCAAGGGCCTTGCCCTATTTCACGCTCATACCATGCCCGTATCAGATTACATCGTCACCATCGGCCTCGAAGTCCACTGCCAGATTAAGTCTAAGAGCAAAATGTTCTGCGGCTGTGCCACCAGCTTTGGCGAAGAGCCCAACAGCAACGTATGCCCGGTGTGCCTCGGGCTTCCCGGAGCGCTGCCCGTACTCAACCAGCACGCCATCGAGCAAACGATTCTCGCAGGTATGATGATCAACTGCAAAACCCCGGAAGTCTCGAAGTGGGATCGTAAGAACTACTTCTACCCGGACATGCCAAAGAATTACCAGCTCACCCAGTTTGACCTGCCGCTCTGCATCGGGGGAGGAGTCCCGCTCTACGACCTCGCCTACCCGAAAGAAACCCAGAAAAACATCCCGAATCCAGGAAAAGTCGTCAAACTCACCCGGATCCACCTGGAAGAGGATGTCGCCAAATCCACCCACCACAGCAACAACTCAACCATCGACTTCAACCGCGCCGGAACCCCCTTGATGGAAATCGTCTCGGACCCCGACATCGAAACCCCTGAAGAAGCCTACGCCTACCTCAAATCGCTGCAACAAATCCTCATTTACGGAGGGATTTCCGATGCAGATATGGAAAAAGGCCAAATGCGCTGTGACGTCAACGTTTCACTCCGTCCGCACGGACAAGAGGAACTCGGAGAAAAAGTGGAACTCAAAAATCTCAACTCCATTTCCGCAGTGCGCAACTCACTGCATTACGAAATCCTGCGCCAGGCTGAGGAACTGGATGCCGGTATCGCCCAAATCCAATCAACCCGCCGCTGGGACGCCGACCTCGGGGAAAGCCAGATGATGCGCACCAAGGAAGATGCACACGATTACCGGTATTTCCCGGAACCCGACTTACTCCCGATCCGCACCGCCGAGCTCGTCGAAAAAATGCGTAGCCACGTTCCCGAACTCCCACATGATAAACGGGCACGCTTTGAGGCCGATTTCGGTATCAGCCCCTACGACGCAGGGGTGATCACCAGCGACCAAAACCTCGCCGATTATTTCGAAACCGCAGTCAGCAAACCGAATCTCGGAAAAAAAATTGCCAACTGGATCACCAACTCCTTGCTCGCAAAACTGAACGAAGAAGGAATCGACATCCTCGACTGTCCACTTCCCGCCGAACGTATTCTGGAACTCGTCGAATTGGTCGAAGCCGGAACCATCTCCAACAATCAGGCCCGCGAGGTCTTCGCCACGCTCTGGAACAAGCCGGAAGACAAGGCCGCGGATACAGCCAAAGCCATGGGCTTTGAGCCCGCTGACACCGGAGCCATTGAAACCATGATTGAAGAAGTGATTGCCGCGAACCCAGACAAAGTAGCTGAGATTCAAGCCGGCAACGAAAAATTGCTGAACTTCCTCACCGGACAGGTGATGAAAGCTTCCAAGGGTAAGGCCAACCCGAAAATGGTAACCGACGGCTTACGGGCGAAAATCCTCTAAATTCACCTAAGAAAAAGCACCTGCGCTCAGTTTGCTCCTGAGCAACACCACAATCCGCCAATGAAATCTCTGATATTCACACTTCTGATACTTACCATGGCTCCCTGCATGGCTGGAGTTTACGGTGACCTTGAATTCGGCGACGACCGCAACACCGTCACTAAAAAGCTACAGCAAAGCAAACTGGTTGAACAAACGATCAACACCAGCCTGATCTCCCGAACCGGTCTCAACGGCATCTTCAAGTGCAAAACTCCGCTGGCCGGCCTCAGCTACCACCTTTTTTTCGATTGGAATGAAAATGGCGGCCTACG is a genomic window containing:
- a CDS encoding thioredoxin family protein, translated to MDKSSARAQGAFPPERDQPEQQSIIMRKTTRLASFVLALTASFAFAGGEGWVTDFEAAKKKAAEEKKDLLVDFTGSDWCGWCIKLNDEVFKHDAFKKGVAEKFVLVELDYPRDKSKLSEETQKQNAKLKETYTIKGYPTILLMDAKGRPYAQTGYQAGGPEAYVTHLDELQAERVKRDENLAKAAKLEGVEKAKALVAVLKELPEDHLSHYSELTGEISKLDPEDQSGFVKAQQLKEAKQKLEASISEAMRGNKADTVPPMIDAFIAEHKLEGEEKQELEFTKLQILVSSAARSGEMDKALKTVDSYITQNKLEGEMKQNVLGVKMGPLLQAKKFDEAAKVIDAIIAVDPNTRAGKFAEQFKPRLEKMKAQAGGNKSDNPPHGEPGHVHEEGE
- the gatB gene encoding Asp-tRNA(Asn)/Glu-tRNA(Gln) amidotransferase subunit GatB; this encodes MPVSDYIVTIGLEVHCQIKSKSKMFCGCATSFGEEPNSNVCPVCLGLPGALPVLNQHAIEQTILAGMMINCKTPEVSKWDRKNYFYPDMPKNYQLTQFDLPLCIGGGVPLYDLAYPKETQKNIPNPGKVVKLTRIHLEEDVAKSTHHSNNSTIDFNRAGTPLMEIVSDPDIETPEEAYAYLKSLQQILIYGGISDADMEKGQMRCDVNVSLRPHGQEELGEKVELKNLNSISAVRNSLHYEILRQAEELDAGIAQIQSTRRWDADLGESQMMRTKEDAHDYRYFPEPDLLPIRTAELVEKMRSHVPELPHDKRARFEADFGISPYDAGVITSDQNLADYFETAVSKPNLGKKIANWITNSLLAKLNEEGIDILDCPLPAERILELVELVEAGTISNNQAREVFATLWNKPEDKAADTAKAMGFEPADTGAIETMIEEVIAANPDKVAEIQAGNEKLLNFLTGQVMKASKGKANPKMVTDGLRAKIL
- a CDS encoding protein kinase domain-containing protein: MTTAIPDTDFTPPSIEEIAALLPAYEILSFIAKGGMGAVYMANHISLDRKVAIKVLPRHFGEDEEFRTSFESEAKSMARLNHPNLVGIYDFGQVDGLLYIIMEMVEGPSLFDATHGNVLAPEEAAELTLKICQGLANAHEQGLLHRDVKPANILIDQYAEPKIGDFGLARPVTDHDKDSAFGTPGYTAPEVVQNPYAVDQSTDLYAVGVILYELITSELPSIPYQPVTHTVPCSPEFDRIISKAMHPIPGKRYRSAEEMIDDLKPLLNATPAPTQTTALITPSPAPTGPRPASQPTYTTRPQSEAGHLVRNIAVIAILLVAIVASWKGYQAVKENRRIEQARIDEKKAEDERLRKLEIEKKRKAKALAELNKAPQEVEIVETPEESLQRLKPFLVNGQRAEMPKGSVTRMGKTRLFIDEKMTWHEAQQFCAEYGGHLAVTADDQDLSLLSNKIPSNTSVWLGAGTAGKNNWSWIDGSPWNLNIRSTSKSYYVSVDDIGSLTPKPASAKNSFFIEWKTNGEQQASFEQQLKRCAEQIRSGNAYYPPGTISYSNQHYLLVKLDADWNQAQAMAELAGASLVVPSDPDENEWLISSINAQLPNGSACWIGGMRKENAAWHWASGETWSFAKWAPSSPAVHKDTKAACCINGNEGWSDLPNDNECSYFMIEWNPATRAAPEQSKTTIVSNDVEALQNICKKSIRKIFTTHDKKFEDNIAAYKRELGLELRRLPNNQRLALTPTYTLLVDHCSANRIPYYTDLYTLNKNLAKTVTYRADKQKSYETSMILEVEQLRNRYHQELKKLITSYNEKGLKSKAVDVSEEITSTKTYSVFVTHISDGDLAIVQGKKTTVIPEEEDEDGDEDDEEKEEVEEPSPRKRGTETY